In Oryza sativa Japonica Group chromosome 11, ASM3414082v1, the following are encoded in one genomic region:
- the LOC9268156 gene encoding putative disease resistance protein RGA4, producing MATIVDTLVGSCINKLQAIITDKTILILGVKDELEELQRRTNVIRSSLQDAEARRMEDSVVEKWLDQLRDVMYDVDDIIDLARFKGSVLLPDYPMSSSRKATACSGLSLSCCFSNIRIRHEVAVKIRSLNKKIDNISKDEVFLKLNRRHHNGSGSAWTPIESSSLVEPNLVGKEVIRACREVVDLVLAHKKKNVYKLAIVGTGGVGKTTLAQKIFNDKKLEGRFDHHAWACVSKEYSRDSLLRQVLRNMGIRYEQDESVPELQRKIKSHIANKSFFLVLDDVWNSEAWTDLLSTPLHAAATGVILITTRDDTIARVIGVDHTHRVDLMSADVGWELLWRSMNINQEKQVQNLKDIGIEIVRKCGGLPLAIRVIATVLASQEQTENEWRRILGKNAWSMSKLPRELSGALYLSYEVLPHQLKQCFLYCALFPEDASILRDDLTRMWVAEGFIDEEKGQLLEDTAERYYYELIHRNLLQPDGLYFDHSSCKMHDLLRQLASYLSREECFVGDPESLGTNTMCKVRRISVVTEKDIVVLPSMDKDQYKVRCFTNLSGKSARIDNSLFERLVCLRILDLSDSLVHDIPGAIGNLIYLRLLDLDKTNICSLPEAIGSLQSLQILNLQGCESLRRLPLATTQLCNLRRLGLAGTPINLVPKGIGRLKFLNDLEGFPIGGGNDNTKIQDGWNLEELAHLSQLRQLGMIKLERATPCSSRDPFLLTEKKHLKVLNLHCTEQTDEAYSEEGISNVEKIFEKLAPPHNLEVLAIVNFFGRRFPTWLGTNHLSSVKYVLLIDCKSCVHLPPIGQLPNLKYLKINGASAITKIGPEFVGCWEGNLRSTEAVAFPKLEWLVIEDMPNWEEWSFVEEEEVQEEEAAAAAKEGGEDGIAASKQKGEEAPSPTPRSSWLLPCLTKLDLVGCPKLRALPPQLGQQATNLKDLLIREAECLKTVEDLPFLSGALSIGGCEGLERVSNLPQVRELFLNVCPNLRHVEELGGLEQLLLDEGMQEISQLWVPRLQEQHRQLHGDEHELEVIEWL from the coding sequence ATGGCAACAATAGTAGACACATTGGTTGGATCATGCATCAATAAGTTGCAAGCGATCATTACAGACAAGACAATACTCATTTTAGGGGTAAAAGATGAGCTTGAAGAACTGCAACGAAGAACAAACGTCATAAGATCTTCTCTTCAGGATGCTGAGGCAAGGAGGATGGAAGATTCAGTAGTTGAAAAATGGCTTGACCAGCTAAGAGATGTTATGTATGATGTTGATGATATTATTGATTTGGCTAGATTTAAAGGAAGTGTCCTACTGCCTGACTATCCTATGTCATCGTCAAGGAAAGCAACTGCTTGCAGTGGCCTTTCACTTTCGTGCTGCTTTTCTAATATTCGTATACGTCATGAAGTTGCTGTAAAAATTAGAAGCCTGAACAAAAAGATCGATAACATTTCAAAGGATGAGGTATTTTTAAAACTCAACCGCAGACATCATAATGGAAGTGGTTCAGCATGGACACCAATAGAAAGCTCCAGCCTAGTTGAACCCAACCTTGTGGGCAAGGAGGTCATACGTGCTTGCAGAGAAGTGGTGGATTTGGTGCTTGCACACAAGAAAAAGAATGTTTACAAGCTTGCTATTGTTGGAACAGGAGGAGTTGGTAAGACAACACTAGCTCAGAAAATATTCAATGATAAAAAATTAGAAGGGAGATTTGACCATCATGCATGGGCTTGTGTTTCCAAGGAGTATTCTAGGGATTCTCTTTTGAGACAAGTTCTTCGTAATATGGGAATTCGATATGAGCAAGATGAATCAGTTCCAGAGCTCCAAAGAAAGATTAAATCACACATTgcaaataaaagtttttttctGGTGTTGGATGATGTGTGGAACTCTGAAGCATGGACAGATTTACTAAGCACTCCACTTCATGCAGCCGCCACAGGAGTAATTCTAATAACTACTCGAGATGACACTATTGCTAGAGTAATTGGGGTGGACCACACTCATAGGGTTGATTTGATGTCAGCTGATGTAGGATGGGAGCTGCTTTGGAGGAGCATGAACATCAACCAAGAGAAACAAGTGCAAAATCTCAAGGACATAGGTATTGAGATTGTTCGCAAATGTGGTGGCCTTCCTCTTGCAATCAGAGTTATTGCTACAGTTTTAGCAAGCCAAGAACAAACAGAGAATGAATGGAGACGGATATTGGGGAAAAATGCCTGGTCCATGAGCAAACTTCCTCGTGAATTAAGTGGTGCTTTATATCTGAGTTATGAAGTGCTGCCGCACCAACTGAAGCAATGTTTTCTTTATTGTGCACTTTTCCCTGAAGATGCAAGCATTTTGCGTGACGATCTTACTAGGATGTGGGTTGCTGAAGGCTTTATAGATGAGGAAAAAGGACAATTACTAGAAGATACAGCAGAGAGATATTATTATGAGCTGATCCATCGGAACTTGCTCCAACCAGATGGTTTATATTTTGACCACAGCAGCTGCAAGATGCATGATCTCTTAAGGCAACTTGCTTCTTATTTGTCAAGAGAAGAATGTTTTGTTGGAGACCCAGAGTCACTAGGGACTAATACTATGTGCAAAGTACGGCGTATTTCAGTTGTCACTGAGAAGGACATAGTGGTGTTACCTAGCATGGACAAGGATCAATATAAAGTGAGGTGTTTTACAAACTTATCTGGGAAGTCAGCAAGAATTGATAATTCACTTTTCGAGAGACTTGTATGTCTTCGCATTTTGGATTTGTCTGACTCACTTGTACATGACATCCCAGGTGCGATTGGAAATTTGATTTATCTGCGGTTGCTCGATCTTGACAAGACAAATATATGTTCTCTCCCAGAGGCCATTGGCTCCCTTCAAAGCCTTCAAATATTGAATTTGCAGGGGTGTGAATCTTTGCGCAGACTTCCTTTGGCAACAACTCAACTATGCAATTTGAGGCGGCTTGGTCTTGCTGGTACTCCAATAAACCTGGTTCCAAAAGGGATAGGAAGACTGAAATTTCTCAATGATTTAGAAGGATTTCCTATCGGTGGTGGAAATGACAATACCAAAATACAAGATGGATGGAATTTGGAAGAGTTGGCTCATCTTTCACAGTTGAGGCAGCTTGGTATGATAAAATTGGAAAGAGCTACTCCTTGCAGCAGTAGAGACCCATTTCTACTAACAGAGAAAAAGCATCTCAAAGTTCTGAATCTACACTGCACTGAACAGACAGATGAAGCATATTCAGAGGAAGGCATTAGCAATGTTGAGAAGATCTTTGAGAAGCTAGCACCTCCACACAACTTAGAAGTTCTTGCTATTGTGAATTTCTTTGGGCGAAGGTTCCCCACCTGGCTTGGTACTAACCATTTGTCTTCAGTGAAATACGTGCTCCTCATAGATTGCAAATCTTGTGTGCATCTTCCCCCAATCGGACAGCTACCAAACTTGAAATACCTAAAAATTAATGGAGCAAGTGCAATCACCAAGATTGGACCCGAATTTGTTGGCTGCTGGGAGGGTAATCTCAGATCCACAGAGGCAGTTGCTTTCCCCAAGCTCGAATGGTTGGTCATTGAGGATATGCCCAACTGGGAGGAGTGGTCCTttgttgaagaagaagaagtgcaggaggaggaagcagctgcagcagccaaggaagggggagaggatgGAATTGCTGCTTCGAAGCAAAAGGGGGAGGAAGCCCCGTCTCCAACTCCAAGGTCGTCGTGGCTGCTGCCTTGTTTGACGAAGTTGGATCTCGTGGGCTGCCCCAAGCTGAGGGCTCTCCCACCACAGCTTGGACAGCAGGCCACCAACTTGAAGGACCTCCTTATAAGAGAAGCAGAATGCTTGAAGACGGTGGAAGACCTCCCGTTCCTCTCTGGTGCCCTTTCAATTGGTGGCTGTGAAGGCCTGGAGAGGGTCTCCAACCTTCCCCAAGTGAGAGAGCTGTTTCTAAATGTCTGCCCCAATTTGAGGCATGTCGAGGAGTTGGGTGGTTTGGAGCAGCTATTGCTGGATGAAGGTATGCAGGAGATCTCTCAGCTGTGGGTCCCAAGGCTTCAGGAGCAACACCGCCAACTCCATGGAGATGAGCATGAGCTGGAGGTCATCGAGTGGCTGTGA